The Mugil cephalus isolate CIBA_MC_2020 chromosome 19, CIBA_Mcephalus_1.1, whole genome shotgun sequence genome has a window encoding:
- the sdad1 gene encoding protein SDA1 homolog, producing MSGRQNNKLPNNLPQLQNLIKRDPQSYVDEFLQQYRHFQSNVQIFKLQPDKSNKELSDLVMFLAQVAHCYLQHLSTYPKELSELLLSYHTVIEPDLRMTFCKALILLRNKDLIDPTGLLELFFELLRCHDKLLRKTLYTHIVADIKNINSKHKNNKVNTVLQNFMYTMLRDSNPTAAKISLDVMMELYKRNIWNDAKTVNVITTACFSKVTKILVAGLKFFLGTDEDEKNDSDSESEKEGPSARDLMVRYSTGKKSTKNKKKMEKAMKVLKKHKKKKKVEVFNFSAIHLIHDPQEFSEKLLKQLEVCKERFEVKIMMMELISRLVGIHELFLFNFYPFVQRFIQPHQREVTKILLCAAQASHQLVPPEIINPVIMTIANNFVTDRNSGEVMTVGINAIKEVAARCPLAINEDLLQDLAQYKTHKDKNVMMSARALIQLFRNLDPHMLHKKDRGRPTEASAEAKIKDYGELEAKDYIPGAEVLDEEQKEGEEDEEGWESASISDDDEDGEWVDLHHSSDEDTGEVVEKLQSIPLEERRAKAAAVSGSRLLTQDDFKKIRLVQMAKEVNAAPGKGQKRKAVEIDDDSDNEREVLTLRNIEKLHKKPKADKETRLATAMAGRPDRKDFIRKRTKLNPHASTSNKEKKRTKNFMMMRHSQNVRTKGKRSFREKQVKSRLFGSECEPDGSFIFEAHEAWKDFHNSLRHFYEVGELCDVTLKVGSRMIPCHKLVLACVIPYFRAMFLSEMSEAKQELIEIKDFDGDAIQDLVHFAYSSKLTLTVDNVQPLLYAACILQVELVARACCEYMKAHFHPTNCLAVRTFAESHNRVDLMDMADRYACEHFNEVVECEDFTCVSPQHLRTLLSSSELNIHSETQVYNAAVKWLKANPQHHEAWLDQIMSQVRLPLLPVEFLTGTVAKDEMIKGNLSCRDLMDEARNYHLHHSNKVVPDFEYSVRTVPRKHTAGVLFCVGGRGGSGDPFRSIECYSITKNSWFFGPEMNSRRRHVGVISVGGKVYAVGGHDGNEHLGNMEMFDPLTNKWMMKASMNTKRRGIALAALGGPIYAIGGLDDNSCFNDVERYDIECDSWRAVAPMNTPRGGVGSVALGSFVYAVGGNDGVASLSSVERFNPHLNKWTEVSEMGQRRAGNGVSKLNGCLYVVGGFDDNSPLSSVERFDPRVHRWEYVSELTTPRGGVGVATVMGRVFAVGGHNGNIYLNTVEAFEPRMNRWELVGSVSHCRAGAGVAVCSSHVSQIRDVGQGSSNVVNCM from the exons ATGTCGGGacgacaaaacaacaagttACCCAACAATTTACCACAACTTCAGAATCTCATAAAAAGAGATCCGCAGTCTTACGTAGATGAG TTTCTCCAGCAGTACCGACACTTTCAGTCCAATGTACAGATCTTCAAACTGCAGCCTGACAAATCCAACAAGGAGCTGTCAGATCTTGTTATGTTTCTAGCTCAG GTTGCTCACTGTTACCTGCAGCACCTGTCCACCTACCCCAAAGAGCTGTCTGAGTTGTTACTGAGTTACCACACAGTCATAGAGCCAGACCTCCGAATG ACCTTCTGCAAAGCGCTGATTCTCCTGAGGAATAAAGATCTGATCGACCCCACAGGACTCCTGGAGCTCTTCTTCGAGCTGCTGCGATGTCACGACAAGCTGCTCAGGAAG acactttacacacacatcGTGGCAGACATCAAAAACATCAATTcgaagcacaaaaacaacaaggtcAACACG GTGTTACAGAACTTCATGTACACCATGCTGAGAGACAGCAACCCCACGGCAGCAAAGATCTCCTTGGATGTGATGATGGAGCTGTACAAAAGGAACATATG GAATGATGCCAAAACAGTCAATGTCATTACAACAGCGTGCTTCTCCAAAGTGACCAag ATCCTTGTTGCAGGTCTTAAATTCTTCCTGGGcacagatgaagatgagaaaaaTGACAGTGATTCCGAATCAGAG AAAGAGGGTCCGTCAGCGAGAGACCTGATGGTGAGATACTCCACGGGCAAGAAATCCaccaaaaacaagaagaagatggaaaagGCTATGAAAGTCCTCAAG aaacacaagaaaaagaagaaggtggaaGTGTTCAATTTCTCCGCCATCCACCTGATTCACGATCCTCAAG AATTCTCTGAGAAACTCTTAAAGCAGTTGGAAGTCTGCAAAGAGCGATTCGAGGTGAAGATCATGATGATGGAGCTCATATCGCGGCTGGTTGGAATCCATGAG CTCTTCCTCTTCAACTTCTATCCCTTCGTCCAGAGGTTTATTCAGCCTCATCAgagag AGGTGACAAAGATTCTCCTGTGTGCTGCGCAGGCTTCCCACCAACTGGTCCCCCCAGAG ATCATCAACCCTGTGATCATGACCATTGCCAACAACTTTGTGACGGACAGGAACTCCGGAGAAGTCATGACTGTGGG tatCAATGCCATTAAGGAGGTGGCAGCCCGCTGTCCCCTCGCCATCAATGAAGACCTGCTGCAGGACCTGGCCCAGTACAAGactcacaaagacaaaa ATGTGATGATGTCCGCCAGAGCTCTGATCCAGCTGTTCAGGAACCTCGATCCGCACATGCTGCACAAAAAGGACAGG GGGAGACCCACCGAAGCTTCAGCAGAGGCCAAGATCAAAGACTATGGAGAGCTCGAGGCTAAAGACTACATCCCAGGAGCTGAGGTCCTGGAtgaggagcagaaagagggagaggaggacgaag AGGGCTGGGAGAGCGCCAGCATCAGCGATGATGACGAGGATGGGGAGTGGGTGGACCTTCACCACTCATCTGATGAAGACACAGGAGAAGTG GTGGAGAAACTTCAGAGCATCCCGCTTGAAGAGAGAAGAGCGAAGGCAGCGGCGGTGAGCGGCAGCAGGCTCCTCACGCAAGACGACTTCAAGAAGATCCGTCTGGTCCAGATGGCCAAGGAGGTCAACGCTGCGCCGGGgaagggacagaagaggaaagctGTGGAGATCGACGATGACAGCGACAACGa ACGGGAGGTGTTGACCTTGAGAAACATCGAGAAACTGCATAAGAAACCAAAAGCAGACAAGGAAACGCGACTGGCAACAGCAATG GCCGGACGCCCAGACCGGAAGGACTTCATCAGGAAGCGGACCAAGCTGAACCCACACGCCAGCACCAGcaacaaggagaagaagaggacgaaGAACTTCATGATGATGAGGCACAGTCAGAACGTCAGGACTAAAGGCAAACGCTCCTTCAGGGAGAAGCAGGTAAAGTCACGCCTCTTCGGTT CAGAATGTGAGCCTGACGGGTCGTTCATCTTCGAGGCTCACGAAGCCTGGAAAGACTTCCATAACTCCCTGAGACATTTCTACGAAGTGGGGGAACTCTGTGATGTCACACTGAAG gtTGGCAGCAGGATGATACCATGTCACAAACTGGTACTGGCTTGCGTCATCCCTTACTTCAG AGCCATGTTCCTGTCAGAGATGTCGGAGGCCAAGCAGGAGCTGATAGAGATCAAGGACTTTGATGGGGATGCCATCCAGGACCTGGTGCACTTTGCTTACTCCTCCAAACTCACTTTAACTGTGGACAACGTCCAGCCTCTGCTTTATGCTGCCTGCATCCTTCAG GTTGAGCTGGTGGCGAGAGCCTGCTGTGAGTACATGAAGGCCCACTTTCACCCCACCAACTGCTTGGCAGTTCGGACCTTTGCCGAGAGTCACAATCGCGTGGATCTGATGGACATGGCCGACCGCTACGCGTGCGAGCACTTCAACGAGGTGGTGGAGTGCGAGGACTTCACGTGCGTGTCGCCCCAACACTTACGTACGTTACTGTCCTCCAGTGAGCTCAACATCCACTCAGAGACACAGGTGTACAATGCAGCAGTGAAATGGCTGAAAGCAAACCCACAGCACCACGAGGCCTGGCTGGACCAGATCATGTCTCAG GTGCGCCTCCCTCTACTCCCAGTGGAGTTCCTGACTGGAACGGTGGCAAAGGACGAGATGATCAAAGGTAACCTGAGTTGTCGTGACCTGATGGACGAAGCCAGGAACTACCACCTGCACCACAGCAACAAGGTTGTTCCGGACTTTGAGTATTCAGTCCGCACCGTACCACGGAAACATACCGCAG GGGTTTTGTTTTGCGTGGGCGGCCGCGGAGGTTCAGGGGACCCGTTCCGCAGCATCGAATGCTACTCTATCACTAAGAACAGCTGGTTCTTTGGTCCTGAAATGAACAGCAGACGACGTCACGTGGGCGTGATCTCTGTTGGAG GTAAAGTTTATGCTGTTGGAGGCCATGATGGCAACGAACACTTGGGCAACATGGAGATGTTCGACCCTCTCACTAACAAGTGGATGATGAAAGCTTCCATGAACACTAAAAG gagGGGTATAGCCCTGGCAGCTCTTGGCGGTCCTATATATGCTATTGGAGGTCTGGATGACAACTCCTGCTTCAACGACGTGGAGCGTTATGACATCGAGTGTGACAGCTGGAGAGCTGTGGCTCCAATGAACACACCCAGAGGAGGAGTTGGATCTGTGGCATTaggg AGTTTTGTTTACGCGGTTGGAGGTAATGACGGCGTGGCTTCACTGTCCAGCGTGGAGCGGTTCAATCCGCACCTCAACAAGTGGACGGAGGTCAGCGAGATGGGCCAGCGGCGGGCTGGAAACGGAGTCAGCAAACTCAACGGCTGCCTCTACGTAGTGG